The following coding sequences are from one Spirochaetaceae bacterium window:
- a CDS encoding LptF/LptG family permease, with translation MAARLQRLILASLLPVFGIAVLFFVLIIELADVSPQLYRYVSSGVGPDVVARIILLYLPTCVVFAVPLALLFSVAYTLGSYYARNELVAMFGAGVSLRRLIAPLVGAGCLLSVGLFLFNDAVAIDTLRKKNQLHRTALGIQLRLDNFDVTVTSATGRFVYHAARYDDESQELTGVVVVERDADGGIVQRIDAERGRWDGDGWRFEDLRLFRWQDTPRGRVMVEEQMASLSLAGVGDGPATFRRGNREVSEMRYRDAMDWVATLRGAGRDYKAPLTKAYGKIGFAVTPLAVCLIAATVGGLLRRNIMLMSLLLSLGIAVVFYVLRLAGEILAENGLVAPEVGAFAGVLLFLLTGLLLLQMART, from the coding sequence TTGGCGGCGCGGCTTCAACGCCTGATCCTCGCATCACTGCTGCCGGTGTTCGGGATTGCAGTGCTGTTTTTCGTATTGATAATCGAGCTCGCGGACGTCTCACCGCAGCTCTACCGATACGTATCCTCCGGCGTCGGCCCGGACGTCGTGGCGCGGATCATCCTGCTCTATCTGCCTACCTGCGTGGTGTTTGCGGTTCCGCTTGCGCTGCTGTTTTCGGTCGCCTACACGCTCGGCTCATATTACGCGCGCAATGAACTGGTCGCCATGTTCGGCGCCGGGGTCAGTCTGCGGCGCCTCATTGCCCCGCTGGTCGGTGCCGGCTGCTTGCTGAGCGTGGGACTTTTTCTGTTCAACGACGCGGTGGCGATCGACACGCTGCGCAAAAAAAACCAGTTGCATCGCACCGCATTGGGCATTCAGCTTCGACTCGACAACTTCGACGTGACGGTGACGAGCGCCACCGGCCGTTTCGTGTATCACGCGGCCAGGTACGATGACGAGTCGCAGGAGCTGACCGGCGTGGTTGTGGTGGAGCGTGACGCCGACGGCGGCATTGTGCAGCGCATCGACGCCGAACGGGGGCGTTGGGACGGCGACGGGTGGCGATTCGAGGATCTGCGCCTGTTTCGGTGGCAGGACACTCCGCGGGGCCGGGTGATGGTCGAGGAGCAGATGGCCAGCCTGTCACTTGCCGGTGTCGGCGATGGACCGGCGACGTTTCGGCGCGGAAACCGCGAGGTGTCCGAAATGCGCTACCGTGACGCCATGGACTGGGTAGCCACATTGCGCGGTGCGGGACGCGACTATAAGGCACCCCTGACCAAGGCGTACGGCAAGATCGGCTTCGCGGTGACCCCGCTGGCGGTCTGCCTCATCGCGGCAACGGTGGGCGGGTTGCTGCGCCGCAACATCATGCTGATGAGCCTGCTGCTGTCGCTGGGCATTGCCGTGGTGTTCTACGTGCTGCGCCTCGCCGGCGAGATCCTGGCGGAGAACGGTCTGGTCGCGCCGGAGGTCGGCGCATTTGCCGGCGTGCTGCTGTTTCTCCTTACCGGTTTGCTGCTGTTGCAGATGGCACGTACCTGA
- the tgt gene encoding tRNA guanosine(34) transglycosylase Tgt, whose protein sequence is MVRFAIDRIDPHSAARGGRMELANAAMRTPVFMPVATSASLKGLWPDDLASLGYRIVLSNTYHLYVRPGIPRIRQAGGLHRFMAWDGAILTDSGGFQVFSLATLRTVEEGGVRFRSHLDGAPLLFTPDGVVASQLALGSDILMPLDVCTDAAAGRGEAERAAELTYRWAAASRAAWLAARESREADQRTGALFGIVQGHFHADLRRRSAEQLGSLDLPGYAVGGLSVGESRSRFLEFLALSVPLLPADRPRYVMGVGSPDYAIEAVAAGADMFDCVYPTRVARNARALTAGGPLSLRAASVGVSDEPIDPACHCRVCRRFSRGYLRHLFNQREIMAAVLTTYHNLAFMARLMEEARTAIGNGTFASYRRRFLAGYLQGEHHG, encoded by the coding sequence ATCGTGCGTTTTGCAATCGATCGGATCGACCCGCACAGCGCCGCCCGCGGAGGGAGGATGGAACTCGCCAACGCGGCGATGCGCACCCCGGTGTTCATGCCGGTGGCGACCAGCGCATCGCTGAAGGGGTTGTGGCCGGACGACCTCGCTTCGCTCGGCTACCGGATCGTGTTGAGCAATACCTATCACCTGTACGTGCGTCCGGGGATCCCGCGTATTCGCCAGGCGGGTGGCCTGCATCGATTCATGGCTTGGGACGGCGCCATTCTGACCGACTCCGGTGGCTTCCAGGTGTTCTCCCTCGCAACCCTGCGCACGGTGGAGGAGGGCGGGGTGCGGTTCCGCTCGCATCTCGATGGCGCGCCGCTGCTGTTCACGCCCGATGGCGTGGTGGCCAGCCAGCTCGCGCTCGGCAGCGACATTCTGATGCCGCTCGACGTGTGCACCGATGCGGCCGCGGGCCGCGGCGAGGCCGAGCGCGCCGCGGAACTGACCTACCGGTGGGCGGCGGCAAGCAGGGCGGCGTGGCTTGCCGCGCGCGAGTCGCGCGAAGCGGACCAACGGACGGGAGCGCTGTTCGGCATCGTCCAGGGCCACTTTCACGCCGATCTTCGCCGCCGGTCGGCCGAGCAGCTCGGCTCGTTGGACCTGCCGGGCTACGCGGTCGGCGGCCTGTCGGTCGGCGAGAGCCGCAGCCGGTTCCTGGAGTTCCTCGCCCTGTCGGTGCCGCTGTTGCCCGCCGACCGTCCGCGCTATGTCATGGGCGTGGGGAGTCCCGACTATGCCATCGAGGCGGTGGCCGCGGGCGCCGACATGTTCGACTGCGTATATCCGACGCGGGTCGCCCGCAACGCACGCGCACTGACCGCGGGCGGTCCGTTGTCGCTGCGCGCCGCCAGCGTCGGCGTGAGCGACGAACCGATCGATCCCGCTTGCCACTGCCGGGTGTGCCGCCGCTTCAGCCGCGGCTACCTGCGCCACTTGTTCAACCAGCGGGAGATCATGGCCGCGGTGTTGACCACGTACCACAATCTGGCCTTCATGGCCCGATTGATGGAGGAAGCCCGCACCGCCATCGGCAACGGTACGTTCGCGTCGTACCGGCGCCGTTTTCTGGCCGGCTATCTGCAAGGGGAACACCACGGATAG
- the murJ gene encoding murein biosynthesis integral membrane protein MurJ encodes MMVCTAASRVLGFVRVAVIGAVFGAAGVADVLNAVYMIPNNLRKLLAEGALSAALIPELARALERGRNAPRCDARVLIRRVLTLVTVTVLAVVALAVLFARPVVGFVLSFPEAWKMALAVELFRLVFPYLLLVSFGAVLMAVLNCHDLFVVPALAPLLFSVNVIAAIVLFYRHWGLLAAGVGILAGGVGGVVGQLPLFFRRGYDLRPDWRWSDPRVRRIVRQWVPVVASASIFAITQQVALILASGLEDGSTSALANALVFWQLPFGILSVSVVTAHFPRMSRHAAAGDIAALRDAFASAFRLIVALMLPPAVFYLFFGEPVIQVALERMTFTANGTRLASRVLAGYAAGLLSVAVFNFVQRYFYAISDYRTPFLAALAVAAIDVPLAIILKETGLRVAGLAVANSIAFSAGAVLLLAAARKRLHRLAGERAASYGVRVLAANAALALLLAGVAAVTAAWWQAGSTWRNAALIASIGAVAVAGTLALYRILRLAWWQPAGS; translated from the coding sequence CTGATGGTATGCACCGCCGCCTCGCGCGTCCTCGGCTTCGTGCGCGTCGCGGTGATCGGCGCCGTGTTCGGCGCCGCCGGAGTAGCCGACGTGCTCAACGCCGTGTACATGATCCCCAACAACCTGCGCAAGCTGCTCGCCGAGGGAGCGCTGTCCGCGGCGCTGATTCCGGAGCTCGCGCGGGCACTGGAGCGCGGGCGCAACGCGCCGCGGTGCGACGCCCGCGTCCTGATTCGCCGCGTGCTGACCCTGGTGACCGTGACGGTCCTGGCCGTCGTTGCGCTGGCCGTGCTGTTCGCTCGCCCCGTGGTGGGCTTCGTGCTGAGCTTCCCGGAAGCGTGGAAGATGGCGTTGGCCGTCGAGCTGTTTCGGCTGGTGTTTCCCTACCTGTTGCTGGTCAGCTTCGGAGCGGTCCTGATGGCAGTCCTCAACTGCCATGACCTGTTCGTGGTTCCGGCTCTCGCGCCGCTGCTGTTCTCCGTCAACGTAATCGCCGCCATTGTGCTCTTCTATCGCCACTGGGGCCTGCTCGCCGCGGGGGTCGGTATCCTGGCCGGGGGGGTCGGTGGGGTAGTGGGCCAGTTGCCGCTGTTCTTTCGGCGCGGCTACGACCTGCGTCCCGACTGGCGCTGGTCCGATCCCCGCGTGCGCCGTATCGTGCGCCAGTGGGTGCCCGTGGTGGCATCGGCGTCGATCTTCGCCATCACGCAGCAGGTGGCGCTGATACTCGCCTCCGGGCTGGAGGATGGCAGTACGTCGGCGCTGGCCAACGCGTTGGTGTTCTGGCAGCTCCCGTTCGGCATCCTTTCGGTGTCGGTCGTCACCGCACACTTTCCCCGCATGAGCCGGCACGCCGCGGCCGGCGACATTGCGGCCCTCCGCGACGCCTTCGCAAGCGCGTTCCGGCTGATCGTCGCCCTCATGTTGCCGCCCGCCGTGTTTTACTTGTTCTTCGGTGAGCCGGTCATACAGGTCGCGCTCGAGCGGATGACGTTCACCGCGAACGGGACGCGGCTCGCGAGCCGCGTGCTCGCCGGCTATGCGGCCGGGTTGTTGAGCGTGGCCGTGTTCAACTTCGTGCAACGCTACTTCTACGCAATCTCCGACTATCGGACGCCATTCCTGGCCGCCCTCGCGGTGGCCGCAATCGATGTCCCACTGGCGATCATCCTGAAGGAAACCGGCCTCCGCGTGGCCGGCCTGGCCGTCGCCAACTCGATCGCGTTCTCGGCGGGTGCCGTACTGTTGTTGGCGGCCGCCAGAAAGCGCCTGCATCGGTTGGCGGGCGAGCGCGCGGCCAGCTACGGCGTCCGCGTGCTCGCCGCGAACGCCGCGTTGGCGCTGTTGCTGGCGGGAGTGGCTGCGGTTACCGCAGCCTGGTGGCAGGCGGGAAGCACGTGGCGGAATGCCGCGCTGATCGCCTCGATCGGTGCCGTTGCGGTTGCCGGAACCTTGGCGCTCTACCGGATCCTGCGGTTGGCGTGGTGGCAGCCCGCCGGGTCCTGA